A single Vulcanisaeta distributa DSM 14429 DNA region contains:
- a CDS encoding helix-turn-helix domain-containing protein, which translates to MRNINYNITLLDLTYVHEVDWTASITDFDWVYRVTQAGFDYSKGEVIEVATLRVNRKDDLRYVFSSLRKHGIDMVYFMGVNPGYPKYVKVIVKGSIDLSTRFLAQELGLLEVYAYYVNGIEHWGFLALNRESLDQFLKEITNYGKILSNNIRVLKIEDLITANASRLDVFLNSSEYKVLRHAFERGFFNIPRSISMDELSKELGLSKSTIDRYLRSSLNKILRIIVRNEN; encoded by the coding sequence GTGAGAAATATTAATTACAATATAACTTTACTAGATTTAACTTATGTTCATGAGGTTGACTGGACCGCAAGTATTACCGATTTTGATTGGGTTTATAGGGTTACTCAGGCTGGTTTTGATTACTCTAAGGGTGAGGTTATTGAGGTTGCAACATTAAGGGTTAATCGTAAGGATGATTTAAGGTATGTTTTTAGTTCATTACGTAAGCATGGTATTGACATGGTATATTTTATGGGTGTAAATCCTGGTTATCCTAAGTATGTTAAGGTTATTGTTAAGGGTAGTATTGACTTATCCACACGCTTCCTAGCTCAGGAACTTGGCCTCCTTGAGGTTTATGCCTACTACGTTAATGGTATTGAGCATTGGGGCTTCCTGGCCCTTAATCGTGAATCACTTGACCAATTCCTTAAGGAGATCACGAATTACGGTAAGATTTTAAGTAATAATATTAGGGTTTTAAAGATCGAGGATTTAATTACGGCGAATGCATCAAGGCTTGATGTATTCTTAAATTCAAGTGAGTATAAGGTGCTTAGGCACGCTTTTGAACGTGGCTTCTTTAATATTCCACGATCAATAAGTATGGACGAATTGTCTAAAGAACTTGGTCTTTCGAAATCCACGATAGATCGTTATTTACGATCATCACTAAATAAGATCCTCAGAATTATAGTAAGGAACGAAAATTAA
- a CDS encoding inositol-3-phosphate synthase, whose translation MKSSINVAIAGVGNTASAFIQGLKYCEIEPEPVGLAFQRIGPYEPRDIRVVAAFDVDSRKVGKDLGEAIFTEPNNALKVIDVGKLGVIVRAGPLLDGIAEQLRNTFIPITEGSIEDVIRELESTNAHILINYLPTGAQRASEAYAEAALRSGTAFVNAMPSVIATSKEWQEKFEKAKLPLAGDDVQNQLGATVLHKTIIRLLALRGVKIEGTYQLNVGGTPDFLNLMYRKGQKERTKTEAVKRMAEGEDFDAYISPVAYIRFLGSRKIAHMLIEARGFANVPIRIRVDLEVYDPFNNAGVMIDIVRVVKLAMDREIGGPLISLSAWAFKNPPVHAPPDVAYQWLIEFIEGKRNK comes from the coding sequence ATGAAGTCAAGCATTAACGTGGCAATAGCCGGCGTCGGTAATACAGCCTCAGCCTTTATACAGGGACTTAAATACTGCGAGATTGAACCTGAACCTGTCGGGCTCGCATTTCAACGTATCGGACCGTATGAACCAAGGGACATAAGGGTTGTCGCAGCCTTTGACGTTGACTCACGTAAGGTTGGTAAGGATCTCGGTGAGGCAATATTCACGGAGCCCAACAACGCACTTAAGGTAATTGATGTTGGTAAGTTAGGCGTTATTGTGAGGGCTGGTCCATTACTTGATGGCATAGCCGAGCAGTTAAGAAATACTTTCATACCAATTACAGAGGGTTCCATAGAGGATGTCATTAGGGAGTTAGAGAGCACGAATGCGCATATTCTCATTAATTACCTACCAACGGGAGCCCAAAGGGCTAGTGAGGCCTATGCTGAGGCGGCATTGAGGAGCGGGACTGCCTTCGTGAATGCCATGCCGTCGGTAATAGCAACGTCGAAGGAGTGGCAGGAGAAGTTTGAGAAAGCTAAGTTGCCGCTGGCTGGCGATGATGTTCAGAATCAACTAGGCGCCACTGTCCTTCACAAGACCATAATTAGGCTGTTGGCGTTGAGGGGTGTTAAGATCGAGGGCACGTACCAACTAAATGTTGGTGGCACGCCAGACTTCCTAAATCTAATGTATAGGAAGGGTCAGAAGGAGAGGACTAAGACCGAGGCTGTTAAGAGGATGGCTGAGGGTGAGGATTTCGACGCATACATATCGCCGGTGGCCTACATAAGGTTTCTTGGCAGTAGGAAGATTGCGCACATGCTCATTGAGGCCCGTGGATTCGCAAACGTACCAATTAGGATTAGGGTTGATCTCGAGGTCTATGACCCATTCAACAATGCCGGCGTCATGATCGACATAGTCAGGGTAGTGAAGCTGGCAATGGATAGGGAGATTGGTGGGCCACTCATCAGTCTATCGGCATGGGCCTTCAAGAACCCACCAGTGCATGCACCACCTGACGTGGCTTATCAATGGCTTATAGAATTTATTGAAGGCAAGCGCAATAAATGA
- the tmk gene encoding dTMP kinase, which yields MFVAIEGIDGVGKSTVISMLRRKLEESGYRVYTTAEPSQSPIGRLIRDWLLKPGSNVAHPSIFALLFTADRVQHYYGEVKPMLDSGYLVITERYMESTLAYQGAMGLQQEWLMELHRFVPKPDLTIILDAPVDIVISRLRSRRELEVFEVNREFLIKVREILLRRALMNNYPVVNANRDLGAVVDDVYGLIINALRRVV from the coding sequence ATGTTCGTGGCCATTGAGGGCATAGACGGTGTTGGTAAGTCAACGGTAATATCCATGTTAAGGAGGAAACTGGAGGAGAGTGGTTACAGGGTGTATACTACGGCTGAGCCCAGTCAGTCACCCATTGGCAGGTTAATAAGGGATTGGCTCCTCAAGCCTGGTTCAAATGTGGCACACCCATCAATATTCGCACTTCTCTTTACAGCTGATAGGGTTCAGCATTATTATGGTGAGGTTAAGCCTATGCTCGATAGTGGTTACTTAGTCATTACTGAGCGTTACATGGAGTCAACACTGGCGTATCAAGGCGCAATGGGACTGCAGCAGGAGTGGTTAATGGAGCTTCATAGGTTTGTGCCTAAGCCGGACCTAACAATAATTCTTGATGCGCCCGTCGATATCGTGATCAGTAGGTTACGTAGTAGGCGTGAGCTTGAGGTTTTTGAGGTCAATAGGGAGTTCCTCATTAAGGTTAGGGAGATCTTGCTGAGGCGGGCATTGATGAATAACTACCCAGTGGTTAATGCCAATAGGGACCTGGGCGCCGTCGTTGATGATGTTTACGGGTTAATAATTAATGCATTGAGGAGGGTAGTTTAA
- a CDS encoding cyclic pyranopterin monophosphate synthase MoaC — protein sequence MSVKMIDITSKEPVYREAIATGFLRVDEDTMGELMKTGVSGLGNAAAIAKVTAINATKTAWKYIPLLHPVPITYIEAKVRYEKNGIRMAVLARTKAQTGVEMDALFGLFTGLLAAWNTIKGCSRTCTPEWVTNFMGKQVQTCGSSRVDGMFDIKVVSKVKSEDGVSLSLSDFEDNTGGSPVVTMFDVTTEPTYYGEASARGFIKLREGTIELIRQGKVEKGDVVTVAKTASIMATKRTWEVLPLVHLNYITYVNTDVKVVEDGVEITVDTRNVSNTGSAMEAVFAVGVGLLTVWDMVKKYEKDENGQYPYTVIREVKVLKALKTPAV from the coding sequence ATGTCTGTTAAGATGATTGATATCACGAGTAAGGAGCCGGTCTATAGGGAGGCCATCGCCACGGGCTTCCTGAGGGTTGACGAGGACACAATGGGCGAGCTAATGAAGACCGGCGTTAGTGGCCTTGGTAATGCCGCGGCGATAGCTAAGGTAACGGCGATAAACGCAACAAAAACGGCTTGGAAGTACATACCGCTCCTTCACCCAGTGCCAATTACGTACATTGAGGCCAAGGTACGCTATGAAAAGAATGGAATTAGAATGGCGGTGTTGGCTAGGACGAAGGCTCAGACGGGCGTTGAGATGGATGCGTTGTTCGGCCTATTCACGGGTTTACTGGCTGCATGGAACACGATTAAGGGGTGTAGTAGGACATGTACTCCTGAGTGGGTCACAAACTTCATGGGCAAGCAAGTACAGACTTGCGGTTCTAGCCGTGTTGATGGTATGTTCGACATTAAAGTCGTTAGTAAGGTTAAGTCTGAGGATGGGGTAAGTCTATCACTAAGTGATTTTGAGGATAATACCGGCGGTTCACCCGTGGTGACCATGTTTGACGTAACCACAGAACCAACGTATTACGGTGAGGCATCGGCTAGAGGCTTCATAAAGCTTAGGGAGGGTACGATTGAGTTGATTAGGCAGGGTAAGGTGGAGAAGGGTGACGTAGTGACGGTCGCAAAGACGGCCTCAATAATGGCCACTAAGAGGACCTGGGAGGTTTTACCGCTCGTGCACCTTAATTACATTACATACGTTAATACCGATGTTAAGGTTGTTGAGGATGGGGTTGAGATTACCGTGGATACACGCAACGTGTCAAACACGGGCTCTGCCATGGAGGCTGTGTTCGCCGTTGGTGTTGGCTTATTGACTGTTTGGGATATGGTTAAGAAGTATGAGAAAGATGAGAATGGTCAATACCCATACACCGTGATAAGGGAGGTTAAGGTATTGAAGGCTCTTAAGACGCCTGCTGTTTAA
- a CDS encoding nucleotidyltransferase family protein — MVRALILAGGFGKRLQPLTLDRPKPLIEVGGKPILQWQIEWLSRQGIKDIVLAVGYLRTKVFEVMGDGSRFGVRLFYSVEEEPLGTGGAIKNAMKFLEDEVFIVLNGDIITNLSIKPLIEQLSSNVISTIALVPMRSPYGIVHVDREGFITEFREKPLLDYLINAGVYAFTKDIFKYLPDKGDIEVTAFPKLASERRIRGVIYRDVYWKSVDTVKDVEEVEKVISEVYA, encoded by the coding sequence ATGGTTAGGGCATTAATCCTGGCAGGGGGCTTCGGGAAGAGACTTCAACCATTGACGCTGGATAGACCAAAACCACTCATTGAGGTTGGTGGTAAACCAATACTTCAATGGCAAATTGAGTGGCTCAGTAGGCAGGGTATTAAGGACATAGTCCTCGCAGTTGGTTACCTGAGGACTAAGGTCTTTGAGGTTATGGGTGATGGCTCTAGGTTTGGCGTTAGGCTATTCTACAGTGTTGAGGAGGAGCCCCTAGGAACTGGTGGCGCCATTAAGAATGCCATGAAGTTCCTTGAGGATGAGGTATTCATAGTGCTTAATGGAGATATAATAACAAACCTATCAATTAAGCCATTAATAGAGCAATTAAGTAGTAATGTCATATCAACAATAGCCCTAGTCCCCATGAGGAGTCCCTACGGAATCGTCCATGTTGATCGTGAGGGATTCATAACGGAGTTCAGGGAGAAACCATTACTTGATTACTTAATAAACGCGGGTGTTTACGCATTCACTAAGGACATATTCAAGTACCTGCCTGATAAGGGTGATATTGAGGTTACGGCATTCCCAAAACTGGCGAGTGAGAGGAGGATTAGGGGCGTCATTTATAGGGATGTTTATTGGAAGTCAGTGGACACGGTTAAGGACGTTGAGGAGGTTGAGAAGGTAATAAGTGAGGTCTACGCTTAA
- a CDS encoding 3,4-dihydroxy-2-butanone-4-phosphate synthase: MIDKALELLRQGRIIFIHDSDDRENEVDAVIRADHVTPSIITWMRKNAGGLICFVTEDSIGKHLGLDFMSDLLRKIGFNGLVKRPSYGDDPAFSIYVNHVKTITGIRDRDRALTITRLADVVKMINEGKVIDARKVFYEEFYAPGHVPILLGRIGRRFGHTELSLMLSKIAGIPPALVIVEMLSDDGEALSKDIVNKIANELGTVLVSGDEIISEARRRGII, from the coding sequence ATGATCGATAAGGCATTGGAATTGCTTAGGCAGGGCAGGATAATATTCATACATGACTCCGATGACAGGGAGAATGAGGTTGATGCGGTGATCAGGGCTGACCACGTAACGCCATCAATAATTACCTGGATGAGAAAAAACGCGGGTGGTTTAATATGCTTCGTGACGGAGGACTCAATAGGTAAGCATTTAGGTCTTGACTTTATGAGTGATTTATTACGTAAGATAGGCTTTAATGGATTAGTTAAGAGGCCTAGCTATGGTGACGACCCGGCATTCTCAATATACGTCAATCATGTGAAGACAATAACGGGTATTAGGGATAGGGATAGGGCATTAACAATTACTAGGCTCGCCGATGTTGTTAAGATGATTAATGAGGGTAAAGTAATTGATGCCCGCAAGGTCTTCTATGAGGAGTTTTACGCACCAGGTCATGTACCAATACTCCTAGGGAGAATTGGGCGTAGGTTTGGGCATACCGAGTTGTCCCTGATGCTATCGAAGATTGCTGGAATACCGCCGGCTCTAGTGATAGTTGAAATGCTTAGTGATGACGGTGAGGCGTTAAGTAAGGATATTGTTAATAAGATAGCTAATGAATTAGGTACGGTACTTGTAAGTGGTGACGAAATAATCAGTGAAGCTAGGAGGCGTGGAATTATTTAA
- a CDS encoding chromatin protein Cren7 has translation MVTLEDLAKREYEVEGRKLRPTKVWKVQPKGRKGFVMALFKTPDGKTVRKVIAKVDEQGNIIT, from the coding sequence ATGGTTACGCTTGAGGATCTGGCTAAGAGGGAGTATGAGGTTGAGGGTAGGAAGTTGAGGCCTACGAAGGTTTGGAAGGTTCAGCCTAAGGGTAGGAAGGGCTTCGTAATGGCGTTGTTCAAGACACCAGACGGAAAAACAGTAAGAAAAGTAATAGCAAAAGTAGACGAACAAGGAAACATAATAACCTAA
- a CDS encoding TIGR04084 family radical SAM/SPASM domain-containing protein produces MLWLLFTTGVCNLKCSYCGGSFEPHVVPWRVTYDVNKLKRLIEGDADATVIFYGGEPLLNPRFIMWAMDNIRARRFGIQTNGTLVNLLPRDYWRRMDVVLLSIDGRESVTDTNRGRGVYRAVVNALNYLRNIGVKRIIARMTVTELTDIYEDVTHLLGLGFDYVHWQLNVIWTNKWDVKTWANGSYLPGIKRLVSLFLRNAEEGKVLGIVPILGILSAYLFKPYEGPPCGAGYRAVAVSTDGRVLACPIAVREQWAVLGGVNDGFKLMKMSLPETCMNCEFRPYCGGRCLYALMEGEKYWGRDGVEAVDYVTKETIKAVLSIAPRIKELIKKGIINGNELMYDPVLDSTEVIP; encoded by the coding sequence ATGCTGTGGCTTCTATTTACAACGGGCGTATGCAACCTTAAGTGCTCGTACTGCGGAGGATCCTTTGAACCACATGTTGTACCCTGGAGGGTTACTTACGATGTTAATAAGCTGAAACGGTTAATTGAGGGGGATGCGGATGCCACGGTGATTTTTTACGGCGGTGAGCCACTGCTCAATCCACGCTTCATAATGTGGGCCATGGACAATATCAGGGCAAGGAGATTTGGAATTCAGACTAATGGTACCCTTGTTAATTTACTGCCCAGGGACTATTGGAGGAGAATGGATGTAGTTTTACTATCTATTGATGGTAGGGAAAGCGTTACCGATACCAATAGGGGTAGAGGTGTTTATAGGGCTGTTGTTAATGCACTCAATTACCTAAGGAACATAGGCGTTAAGAGGATCATTGCCAGGATGACGGTTACGGAATTAACGGACATATACGAGGATGTCACGCACCTGCTAGGTCTTGGCTTTGACTATGTTCATTGGCAGTTGAACGTGATATGGACCAATAAATGGGATGTTAAGACGTGGGCTAACGGCAGTTACCTGCCAGGTATTAAGAGATTAGTGAGTTTATTCCTGAGGAATGCCGAGGAGGGTAAGGTATTGGGTATAGTGCCGATACTCGGCATATTAAGTGCATACTTATTTAAACCATATGAAGGGCCACCATGCGGTGCAGGTTATAGGGCAGTTGCGGTTTCGACAGATGGCAGGGTATTGGCATGCCCAATAGCTGTTAGGGAGCAATGGGCGGTCCTTGGAGGTGTTAATGATGGATTTAAACTAATGAAGATGAGTTTGCCTGAGACATGCATGAACTGCGAGTTTAGACCTTATTGTGGTGGTAGGTGCCTATACGCATTAATGGAGGGTGAGAAGTACTGGGGTCGGGATGGTGTCGAAGCCGTGGATTACGTGACTAAGGAAACTATAAAGGCAGTACTGTCAATAGCGCCCAGGATTAAGGAACTCATCAAGAAAGGCATTATTAATGGTAATGAGTTGATGTACGACCCAGTGCTAGACTCAACAGAGGTAATACCGTAA
- a CDS encoding DUF1512 domain-containing protein encodes MDILTILLQVLLQTGLNNQSSFWSFISTIIWLIIFVLLLTPYFQNYMAIMWYSYSVGNFLTSLSRLIMNNVNLVINHINQLLKSNGSSQSTNKSLVEKTIQDLMEFVVIEPVSAEPTGLMRTLKLLVTSYNEKLEDSIRTLLPNIDRPLVQNVVDAVDGLRELNYIYKVIMHYYRLSNKYKNPYLMMQVYMLLPIIREYVNALNGAITTFLKGQPVGDAAGPLTAYRFMRGCSGLTELTHNIKDTYIGLCDFEGRRVYVIKARGPGGTVGNLDDGIIYLIERVGVKPRMIITVDAALKFEGEKTGSIAEGIGVAMGGIGVERFNIERTASKYGIPLYAILIKMGLPEALSAMTKDVEGAVNEAVERVKRVIRESVREGEEVILIGVGNTGGVAQ; translated from the coding sequence ATGGACATACTCACGATTTTACTGCAGGTACTACTGCAGACTGGATTGAATAATCAGAGTAGTTTCTGGAGCTTTATATCCACGATAATTTGGCTAATAATATTCGTACTACTCCTCACACCCTACTTCCAGAATTACATGGCAATAATGTGGTACTCATACAGCGTGGGGAACTTCCTCACTAGCCTAAGTAGGTTAATAATGAATAACGTTAACCTAGTTATTAACCATATTAACCAACTACTAAAGTCAAACGGCTCATCCCAATCAACGAATAAGAGCTTGGTCGAGAAAACAATACAAGACCTCATGGAGTTCGTGGTTATAGAGCCCGTTAGTGCCGAACCCACGGGATTAATGAGGACCCTTAAATTACTCGTGACATCCTATAATGAAAAGCTTGAGGACTCAATAAGGACTTTACTACCAAATATCGATAGGCCCCTTGTTCAGAATGTGGTTGATGCTGTTGATGGTTTAAGGGAATTGAATTACATATATAAAGTGATTATGCATTATTATAGGTTGAGTAATAAGTACAAGAATCCGTACTTAATGATGCAGGTATACATGTTATTACCAATCATTAGGGAGTACGTTAATGCATTAAATGGTGCGATAACAACATTCCTGAAGGGGCAGCCGGTTGGTGATGCAGCAGGTCCATTAACGGCATATAGGTTCATGAGGGGTTGTTCAGGTTTAACGGAGCTCACGCACAACATTAAGGACACGTACATTGGGCTTTGCGATTTTGAGGGTAGGAGGGTTTACGTTATTAAGGCTAGGGGTCCTGGAGGTACAGTTGGTAACCTCGATGATGGCATAATATACCTAATAGAGAGGGTTGGTGTTAAGCCGAGGATGATAATCACCGTGGACGCAGCCCTCAAGTTTGAGGGTGAGAAGACAGGGTCAATAGCGGAGGGTATTGGCGTCGCCATGGGCGGTATTGGTGTTGAGAGATTTAATATAGAAAGGACTGCCAGTAAGTATGGAATACCTCTCTACGCAATACTCATTAAGATGGGTTTACCTGAGGCGTTGTCGGCGATGACCAAGGACGTTGAAGGTGCGGTTAATGAGGCTGTGGAGAGGGTTAAGAGGGTTATTAGGGAGAGTGTTAGGGAGGGTGAGGAGGTAATACTCATTGGTGTTGGTAATACTGGTGGTGTTGCTCAGTAA
- the asnS gene encoding asparagine--tRNA ligase — MSIKDVFSLNEGAEVTIRGWVYRKRELKDKIFLVVRDGSGIIQAVINKSDPNTAGIASKLNIESSLMLTGVVKKEPRAPGGAEVHVRSIDWYYIGDPFPINEDAAKADSEYLLDVRHLWIRSRRMWAILRVRHTVFGAIHEFFRSRGYYEVQGPMFVSAAVEGGATLFPVKYFDREDVYLTQSSQFYLEVLIYTLEKVYTVAPSFRAEPSRTRRHLTEFWHAEAEEAWLQFDGLLNLLEDLITYIVNKVLEERQDELKLLNRDTKILENVKPPFYRVSYDEAIEILQSKGLNIKWGDDIGADEERVLTMQFDKPILLHHFPEQVKAFYHRNDPSRPGTTLSVDVLAPEGYGEIVGGGERIYDYEELLSKIKKFGLKPEDYDWYLDLRRYGSVPHAGFGLGVDRLVMWVCGLDHIRDALPFPRDIRRVKP; from the coding sequence ATGAGCATAAAAGATGTTTTTAGTCTAAACGAGGGTGCTGAGGTTACAATAAGGGGTTGGGTCTATAGGAAGAGGGAGTTGAAGGATAAGATATTCCTCGTTGTCAGGGATGGTAGTGGCATAATACAAGCCGTCATTAATAAGTCTGATCCTAACACGGCGGGTATAGCGTCTAAATTAAACATAGAATCGTCACTTATGTTGACAGGTGTCGTTAAGAAGGAGCCGCGAGCACCAGGTGGTGCTGAGGTTCATGTTAGGAGTATTGATTGGTATTACATTGGTGATCCATTTCCAATAAATGAGGATGCGGCTAAGGCGGATAGTGAGTATTTGCTTGATGTCAGGCATTTATGGATTAGGAGTAGGAGGATGTGGGCTATCCTTAGGGTTAGGCACACGGTATTTGGCGCAATTCATGAGTTCTTCAGATCTAGGGGCTACTACGAGGTTCAGGGGCCGATGTTCGTATCGGCGGCTGTCGAGGGTGGTGCCACATTATTCCCAGTCAAGTACTTCGATAGGGAGGACGTATATTTAACGCAGTCATCTCAATTCTACCTTGAGGTCTTGATTTACACCCTCGAGAAGGTTTACACAGTGGCACCAAGCTTCAGAGCTGAACCTTCAAGGACTAGGAGACATCTGACAGAATTTTGGCATGCCGAGGCTGAGGAGGCTTGGCTTCAATTTGACGGACTGCTCAACCTGCTTGAGGACTTAATTACGTACATCGTTAATAAGGTCCTTGAGGAGAGACAGGATGAGTTGAAATTATTAAATAGGGATACGAAGATTCTGGAGAACGTAAAGCCGCCATTCTATAGGGTCAGTTATGACGAGGCAATCGAGATTCTTCAGTCTAAGGGGTTGAACATTAAGTGGGGTGATGACATTGGGGCTGATGAGGAGAGGGTATTGACGATGCAGTTCGATAAGCCAATCCTCCTACACCACTTCCCCGAGCAGGTTAAGGCCTTCTATCATAGGAATGATCCAAGCAGGCCAGGGACAACCCTGAGTGTGGATGTACTTGCGCCAGAGGGCTATGGGGAGATCGTTGGTGGTGGAGAGCGTATTTATGACTATGAGGAATTACTTAGTAAGATTAAGAAGTTTGGGCTTAAGCCTGAGGATTATGATTGGTACCTGGATCTGAGGAGATATGGCTCGGTGCCGCATGCAGGCTTTGGGCTTGGTGTTGATAGGCTGGTTATGTGGGTTTGTGGTCTTGATCATATCAGGGATGCATTACCATTCCCAAGGGACATAAGGCGCGTTAAACCATAA
- a CDS encoding adenylate kinase family protein: MVRLLITGSPGVGKTTVAVELSKVFNAVLVDINDVIKPLLRWDPKLLTNYVIDEGKARELIAKKLSGLQSYIIDTVAINLIDRSLIDWCVVLRLNPTELMRRLLMRNWPRCKVVENVLAEVVGSSLSMAIDLFGRDKVIEVDTTGRDVQDIVKYIVNHVSSGNGVIGVVDWLDLLDTDFLVSLSREMDECQA; the protein is encoded by the coding sequence ATGGTTCGGTTACTAATAACTGGTTCGCCAGGGGTTGGGAAGACCACGGTGGCGGTAGAACTTTCGAAGGTATTCAATGCAGTGTTGGTGGATATAAATGATGTTATAAAACCCCTCCTTAGGTGGGACCCTAAGCTACTCACTAATTATGTAATAGATGAGGGAAAGGCACGTGAATTAATTGCGAAAAAATTGAGTGGCTTGCAGTCTTACATAATCGATACGGTGGCCATAAACCTAATTGATAGGTCATTAATTGATTGGTGCGTCGTACTTAGACTTAACCCCACTGAGTTGATGCGCAGATTGTTAATGAGAAATTGGCCTAGGTGTAAGGTTGTTGAGAATGTACTTGCGGAGGTCGTTGGCTCCTCATTGAGTATGGCCATTGACCTATTCGGTAGAGATAAAGTGATTGAGGTTGATACAACAGGTAGGGATGTCCAGGATATTGTCAAGTACATAGTTAATCACGTATCAAGTGGTAATGGCGTTATTGGCGTGGTTGATTGGCTTGACTTGCTTGATACGGATTTCCTAGTAAGCCTTAGTAGGGAGATGGATGAGTGCCAGGCTTAG
- a CDS encoding SLC13 family permease, which translates to MLSTKFIEDSIILAITYGLIALRGIGKINVQPWVAMLFGAALTIVLGILTPNQALSSINLNVILFLISLFTISSALEVSGFFSYLAYKLLISSRGMGRLILRVFGLSAILSLALSNDGIAGSFTPVIVSMRRQARINIKPLLYALAFGVTIGSVALPVGNPQNLLIALESGMPRPFIVFALYLLPPTIINILVTYPLLLLLFRNNNDDVVVEEIRRPEELLVNKRLAYTAITILLILIPLYFITDIFNISPYLTPVTLTFMSASIIYLLSGDDRRSVAHNVDWTTILFFIGLFIVSEGALESGVLNSLAHYLPQPTTLIGVFISGLLLSQVISNVPMVALYIPLMRELGVSPSNYIIWVGLAASSTIAGNLTLIGAASNVIISEASEKRGGEGFGFLEFMKYGIPVTIVNTVIYYVWLNYVHITF; encoded by the coding sequence ATGCTGTCAACAAAATTCATTGAGGATAGCATCATACTAGCGATTACATACGGCCTGATAGCCCTGAGGGGGATTGGGAAGATTAATGTACAGCCATGGGTGGCGATGCTATTTGGTGCGGCCCTCACAATAGTACTCGGTATACTCACGCCTAATCAGGCTTTATCCTCAATAAACCTTAATGTTATTCTATTTCTAATCTCACTATTCACAATATCATCCGCACTTGAGGTCAGTGGATTCTTTAGTTACCTGGCATATAAATTATTGATTAGTAGTCGTGGTATGGGCAGGTTAATACTCAGGGTATTTGGGTTATCAGCCATATTATCACTCGCCTTATCGAATGATGGTATTGCAGGTTCATTTACGCCAGTAATAGTGTCCATGAGAAGGCAGGCCCGGATAAATATCAAACCATTACTCTATGCCCTGGCCTTTGGCGTAACCATAGGTAGTGTGGCATTACCTGTTGGTAATCCGCAGAATCTCCTCATTGCACTTGAGTCGGGCATGCCAAGACCATTCATAGTATTCGCACTTTACCTACTACCGCCAACAATAATCAACATACTAGTGACATACCCATTACTTCTATTACTATTCCGTAATAATAATGATGATGTAGTGGTTGAGGAGATTAGAAGACCTGAGGAATTGCTCGTTAATAAGAGGTTAGCCTATACCGCAATTACAATACTATTAATACTAATACCGCTTTACTTCATAACGGATATCTTCAACATAAGTCCATACTTAACACCGGTTACTCTAACATTCATGAGCGCCTCAATAATTTACCTACTCAGCGGTGACGATAGGAGAAGCGTTGCACATAATGTTGACTGGACGACAATATTATTCTTCATAGGATTATTCATCGTTAGTGAGGGGGCTCTGGAATCCGGAGTGCTTAATTCATTGGCTCATTATTTACCACAGCCAACAACATTAATAGGAGTCTTCATATCAGGTTTGCTCCTTAGTCAGGTCATTAGTAATGTACCCATGGTGGCCTTGTACATACCATTGATGAGGGAATTGGGGGTTTCGCCGAGCAATTACATTATTTGGGTTGGATTGGCGGCTTCAAGTACTATAGCTGGGAATCTGACATTGATCGGCGCTGCGAGTAATGTAATAATTAGCGAGGCTAGTGAGAAGAGGGGTGGTGAGGGTTTTGGTTTTCTAGAGTTTATGAAGTATGGGATTCCCGTAACAATCGTGAATACTGTAATTTACTACGTATGGTTGAATTATGTTCACATAACATTCTGA